From a single Nostoc sp. MS1 genomic region:
- a CDS encoding PPC domain-containing protein, which yields MTKQKNKNYWFRLNYALIVSISGGLLVADYTPILAQSIFNNPEKLIIAKTPDERQPEAVQQAIEQIPTSAPPTTPQSQPKPSINSPIPVREPSTSTESNPTPQSGENNPTPRQSTPNNSNPTPQPGETNPTPRQSTPNNSNPIPQSGETNPAPRQSTPVNSNPIPQPRETNPTLRQSTPNNSNPTPQPRETNPTPRRQFTPPTPQPRQNNSTSPQRSRGGVTNSGRGRNSSSTISPVSLVNPPFKQINFADIAFGVLSKGDFQSQGRYFHFYKFEGRENQLIQIRLGGSADSRRSGNLNLNPYMFLLDPDNKVVLKRGGVGTNGGVKDAFVFVRLPVKGTYTIAVTSRNPGDTGRYSLALRNDRASYILDESAELNPQSSFIKQNRSPYNVSQFQGKKNQLVSIRVDSINEEFSPYIILLNSQGKTIAADNDKDGIYSALIDRARLPEDDTYYIVVTSNSPLNRGAYRVTLF from the coding sequence ATGACCAAACAAAAGAACAAAAACTATTGGTTTAGATTGAATTATGCGCTGATTGTTTCCATTAGCGGTGGTTTATTAGTGGCAGACTACACACCTATATTGGCGCAAAGTATTTTTAATAACCCTGAAAAACTGATAATTGCTAAAACACCAGACGAGAGACAACCAGAAGCAGTACAGCAAGCGATCGAGCAAATACCCACTTCTGCACCACCTACCACTCCTCAATCACAACCTAAACCATCAATTAATTCACCTATCCCTGTTCGGGAACCTTCCACCTCAACAGAATCTAATCCTACGCCTCAGTCGGGAGAAAATAACCCTACACCCAGACAATCAACACCTAACAATTCCAACCCAACACCTCAGCCGGGAGAAACAAACCCTACACCCAGACAATCAACACCTAACAATTCCAACCCAATACCTCAGTCGGGAGAAACAAACCCCGCACCGAGACAATCAACACCTGTCAATTCCAACCCAATACCTCAGCCGAGAGAAACAAACCCTACACTCAGACAATCAACACCTAACAATTCCAACCCAACACCTCAGCCGAGAGAAACAAACCCAACACCCAGAAGACAATTTACACCCCCAACACCTCAACCTAGACAAAATAACTCTACTTCACCACAACGAAGTCGTGGAGGAGTGACAAACTCAGGTAGAGGTCGCAATTCAAGTTCTACAATTTCTCCTGTTTCCTTGGTTAACCCTCCGTTTAAACAGATTAATTTTGCTGATATTGCTTTTGGCGTGTTATCTAAAGGTGATTTTCAGTCCCAAGGTAGATATTTTCATTTCTATAAATTTGAGGGGCGGGAAAACCAACTAATTCAAATCAGGCTGGGTGGGAGCGCCGATTCACGCCGTTCAGGTAACTTAAATCTCAATCCTTATATGTTTCTGCTCGACCCTGATAATAAAGTGGTTTTAAAAAGAGGCGGAGTTGGGACGAATGGTGGCGTTAAGGATGCTTTTGTCTTTGTTCGATTACCAGTCAAGGGAACTTACACAATTGCAGTCACCAGCCGCAACCCTGGCGATACAGGTCGCTATAGTCTGGCTCTGAGAAATGACCGAGCAAGTTATATTCTAGATGAATCTGCCGAACTGAACCCTCAAAGCTCCTTTATTAAACAAAATCGCAGCCCTTACAATGTGTCTCAGTTTCAAGGTAAAAAGAATCAGCTTGTAAGTATTCGTGTAGATAGTATCAATGAAGAATTTTCCCCTTATATAATCTTGCTTAATTCTCAAGGAAAAACCATCGCTGCGGACAATGACAAAGATGGGATTTATAGTGCTTTGATTGACCGAGCTAGGTTGCCTGAAGATGATACTTACTATATAGTCGTTACCTCAAACAGTCCTCTCAACCGTGGCGCATACCGGGTGACTCTTTTCTAA
- a CDS encoding DUF1995 family protein, whose amino-acid sequence MPELPNSLEDAIAQSREATKAALADGYTRIQVDLLFPELKFMPVAEQFLPLLTEYGSGLKVFFADAGAAALARRDWTDAAFQILDIGTGRVASIQSKIQPEDEIFLFISPTAVEVPQLEKICEIIGDRPVIFLNPRLEDAGAVGIGYTARQTRQRFLSTIESSYYLRPVDDETAVFRAYPEQWGIWVDNESGWTKIAELPKKPSGDDIDLILMKGQPQTSGTDGTPVKKPSVFKSLQRFIKALSS is encoded by the coding sequence ATGCCTGAACTTCCCAACAGTCTGGAAGACGCGATCGCCCAATCCCGTGAGGCTACCAAAGCCGCTTTAGCAGACGGTTATACCCGCATCCAAGTAGATTTGTTGTTTCCCGAACTCAAGTTTATGCCTGTGGCGGAGCAATTTCTGCCTTTGTTGACAGAATATGGTTCTGGCTTGAAGGTTTTCTTTGCTGATGCTGGTGCGGCCGCTTTGGCGCGTCGTGATTGGACAGATGCAGCTTTTCAAATTTTGGATATCGGTACAGGAAGGGTTGCTTCTATTCAATCGAAAATTCAACCGGAAGATGAGATTTTTCTGTTTATCTCTCCCACGGCTGTAGAAGTACCCCAATTAGAGAAAATTTGTGAAATAATAGGCGATCGCCCCGTTATTTTCTTAAATCCCCGCCTAGAAGATGCTGGCGCTGTAGGTATAGGTTATACAGCCAGACAAACCCGTCAGCGTTTTCTCAGTACGATTGAGTCTAGCTATTACCTACGCCCTGTTGATGATGAGACGGCTGTCTTTCGTGCTTACCCTGAACAGTGGGGAATTTGGGTAGATAACGAAAGTGGATGGACAAAAATTGCCGAATTACCCAAAAAACCATCGGGTGATGACATAGATTTAATCCTGATGAAAGGACAACCACAAACATCAGGAACAGATGGTACGCCTGTGAAAAAGCCCAGTGTATTCAAGAGTTTGCAACGTTTTATTAAGGCGTTAAGTAGTTAA
- a CDS encoding TetR/AcrR family transcriptional regulator has protein sequence MARTGKRVTKSVRPFRDAEVTQQQILDAAEQEFSRHGLNGARMGAIATRAKVTTATLHYYFENKESLYKAVLQRPVDEVQATLGQISFDDLPPDEALKQIIRIAIANEAKNPQRQMLWFQEASQNQGIYFKECNVLSLHEHLLKTLERGIKEGYFRPLKPFLALTHILSVCLFYFTVHENWKHLTPDIDRLSPELIEEHIEEAIAFILAGVKKYS, from the coding sequence GTGGCTCGAACAGGGAAACGAGTTACTAAATCAGTCCGTCCATTTCGAGATGCTGAGGTGACACAGCAGCAAATTTTAGATGCAGCAGAACAAGAATTTTCCCGACATGGATTAAATGGGGCGCGGATGGGTGCGATCGCCACTCGTGCTAAAGTAACAACGGCAACACTTCACTATTATTTTGAGAATAAGGAAAGCTTGTACAAAGCAGTATTACAACGTCCAGTTGATGAAGTACAGGCGACTCTAGGACAAATAAGCTTTGATGATTTACCGCCAGATGAAGCACTCAAGCAGATAATTCGGATTGCGATCGCCAATGAAGCTAAAAACCCTCAGCGTCAAATGTTGTGGTTTCAAGAAGCAAGCCAAAATCAAGGAATCTATTTTAAAGAATGTAACGTCTTGAGTTTGCATGAACATTTGCTCAAAACTTTAGAAAGAGGAATAAAAGAAGGATACTTTCGTCCTCTAAAACCATTCTTGGCACTAACGCATATCTTGAGTGTTTGTCTGTTTTACTTTACAGTCCACGAAAACTGGAAACATCTGACACCAGATATTGACCGATTGAGTCCAGAACTGATTGAGGAACACATAGAAGAAGCGATCGCCTTTATTTTGGCTGGTGTGAAAAAATATTCTTAA
- a CDS encoding Rieske 2Fe-2S domain-containing protein, giving the protein MQQLQGAPWLVAHRSMLKPNQPMKISLLGDDYVIWQDSYGAINALPNACPHMGAMLSEGWCVTKADGSSAIACPFHALEFDYSGCTVLPGSQKQTKSLLQPLELIIQGDFIWTYGGYAPQIPIPPIMNNIAAEYEFIGVTGERSVGTDILSLLLNMHDYNHQNGTHRELFEIEEVQVKQFIDEGLHSHAYLSQPRKSPTLRDILKNPGQLAMPKVLEVHLENFFPFMGLMHAENKLLSLKECHFYVPETETQSRVFILMYMKAYSPIAHLIKGNLLKLIDLVVQQDADILEKIYPNTPQKIKLNNEVGMDWVRRNFESFPNL; this is encoded by the coding sequence ATGCAGCAGTTGCAAGGCGCACCTTGGCTGGTGGCACATCGTTCAATGCTAAAACCCAATCAGCCGATGAAAATTTCCCTATTGGGTGATGATTATGTGATTTGGCAAGATAGCTATGGTGCAATTAATGCCTTACCGAATGCTTGTCCGCATATGGGTGCAATGCTATCAGAAGGGTGGTGTGTGACAAAAGCTGATGGTAGTAGTGCGATCGCTTGTCCTTTTCATGCCTTAGAATTTGACTATTCAGGCTGCACAGTTCTACCTGGTTCTCAAAAACAAACCAAATCACTCTTACAACCATTAGAGTTAATTATCCAAGGGGATTTTATCTGGACTTACGGCGGATATGCACCGCAGATACCAATTCCCCCAATTATGAATAACATTGCCGCAGAGTACGAGTTTATCGGCGTTACAGGAGAACGCAGCGTAGGTACTGATATTCTCAGTTTGTTGTTGAATATGCACGACTACAATCATCAAAATGGGACACATCGAGAATTATTTGAGATTGAAGAAGTGCAAGTAAAGCAGTTTATTGATGAGGGTTTACATTCTCATGCTTACTTGTCACAACCGAGAAAATCACCAACATTACGAGACATTCTCAAAAATCCTGGTCAATTGGCAATGCCAAAAGTGTTAGAAGTACATCTAGAAAACTTTTTCCCATTTATGGGATTAATGCACGCTGAAAATAAACTGTTAAGTTTGAAGGAATGCCATTTTTACGTGCCAGAAACAGAAACTCAATCCCGCGTGTTTATCTTGATGTACATGAAAGCCTATTCTCCAATTGCACACCTCATCAAAGGTAATCTATTGAAGTTGATTGATCTAGTCGTGCAGCAAGACGCAGATATCTTGGAGAAAATTTACCCCAATACACCGCAGAAAATCAAGTTGAATAATGAAGTGGGAATGGATTGGGTGCGTCGCAATTTTGAGAGTTTTCCTAATTTATAG
- a CDS encoding PEP-CTERM sorting domain-containing protein (PEP-CTERM proteins occur, often in large numbers, in the proteomes of bacteria that also encode an exosortase, a predicted intramembrane cysteine proteinase. The presence of a PEP-CTERM domain at a protein's C-terminus predicts cleavage within the sorting domain, followed by covalent anchoring to some some component of the (usually Gram-negative) cell surface. Many PEP-CTERM proteins exhibit an unusual sequence composition that includes large numbers of potential glycosylation sites. Expression of one such protein has been shown restore the ability of a bacterium to form floc, a type of biofilm.), whose product MTNFKNWGRGVALASSTLALGSALAISSSISSAQAVSLGSINITGGSTISNVTDPSPANDTISFTAPFTTVSSEGAFAGLVANSISTINLTSSGAGTEVSGTTLTPYSSTIPTSFISFTNGSTFVLDEAPIAGRSFTPSLGENIVGYTFPELRGTLLSSTNDFISQGILTANQISGTAVNGSFSFTLSALNVGVGQPVPEPTTTGALAALGIGALFTNNVVKKKKVKINA is encoded by the coding sequence ATGACAAATTTCAAGAACTGGGGTCGTGGAGTAGCATTAGCAAGCAGCACATTAGCTTTAGGCTCTGCCTTAGCTATTTCCTCAAGCATCTCCTCTGCTCAAGCTGTATCACTTGGTTCGATTAATATTACTGGTGGGTCTACTATCAGTAACGTTACTGACCCATCACCAGCAAATGACACTATTTCATTCACTGCGCCTTTTACAACTGTATCGTCCGAGGGTGCATTTGCTGGTTTGGTTGCTAACTCAATATCAACCATCAATCTAACTAGTAGCGGAGCCGGAACTGAGGTTTCAGGAACGACATTAACACCCTACTCATCTACAATTCCCACTTCATTCATTAGTTTTACAAATGGTTCAACCTTCGTTCTTGATGAAGCCCCCATTGCTGGGAGAAGTTTTACTCCTTCTCTTGGTGAGAATATCGTAGGATACACATTCCCTGAATTACGAGGAACATTATTAAGCAGTACTAATGACTTCATTAGCCAAGGGATTCTTACAGCAAATCAAATCAGTGGGACTGCTGTCAATGGTAGCTTCTCCTTTACTCTGTCTGCTCTTAATGTAGGAGTAGGTCAGCCAGTACCAGAACCTACAACCACAGGCGCACTTGCTGCTTTAGGAATAGGTGCGTTGTTTACAAACAACGTGGTTAAGAAAAAGAAAGTAAAAATAAACGCTTAA
- a CDS encoding C2 family cysteine protease produces the protein MALDKAGNTLSKSQKITLKTETQSISDWVGSSDIDDFYSISLSSRSSVSIAIDGLSANADLQLLKDNNSNHSIDKGDVIASSNKSGTLSESIRETLNAGNYFIRVYSKSGNTKYDLNFFQTSSTSSQEVYKESSVSSNTVNSTLAATSADWFSQNLSDQKIVSLARNLASDGKLSRQDMLDIFRNVQDNSAVDSNEIQDLKALVAAGNKFNMEDHVKWLSAQVANGASVGMSASSFESNLVGRWFLGTVAPTPEFNGKKLTYTEVNGSLFGSSNKAQISDIHQGTINDCTFLAALGATFSPQSDDSGNASSSLINSMIKDNGDNTYTVRFYSGRYYQPGEAQYVTVDRRIATSIAAQRNNGVLWVALVEKAYAQWREWTDSRPGYNIIGNGGALAPPLSFITGRKTTNYTPSKINFSMLETALKAGKAITTSRSGNDTSYILGTHAYSVRNAYIDSNGKQRVVVRNPWGVDGGKTKSGANDGFINLSYDDFIKSFNLGVSIS, from the coding sequence ATGGCTCTTGATAAAGCGGGTAACACCCTCAGTAAAAGTCAGAAAATAACTCTCAAGACAGAAACTCAAAGTATTTCTGATTGGGTAGGCTCCTCTGATATCGATGATTTCTATAGCATTAGTTTAAGTTCCCGTAGTAGTGTGAGTATTGCTATAGATGGCTTAAGCGCTAATGCAGATTTACAACTGCTTAAGGACAATAACAGCAATCACTCAATTGATAAAGGCGATGTGATTGCTAGTTCTAATAAAAGCGGAACTCTTAGTGAATCAATCCGCGAAACTTTAAACGCTGGTAATTACTTTATTAGAGTCTATTCAAAGAGTGGTAATACTAAATACGATTTGAATTTCTTTCAAACTTCTTCAACCTCTTCACAAGAGGTCTACAAAGAGAGTAGCGTTAGTAGCAATACAGTAAATAGCACATTAGCAGCTACCAGTGCAGATTGGTTTAGTCAAAATTTAAGCGACCAAAAAATTGTTTCTTTGGCACGCAACTTAGCATCTGATGGTAAATTAAGCCGTCAGGATATGTTGGATATTTTCAGAAATGTCCAAGATAATTCTGCGGTTGACAGCAATGAAATACAAGACTTGAAAGCATTAGTTGCTGCTGGCAATAAATTTAATATGGAAGACCATGTTAAATGGCTCTCAGCACAGGTTGCTAATGGGGCTTCTGTAGGTATGAGTGCTAGTAGTTTTGAGTCTAACTTAGTAGGTCGCTGGTTCTTAGGAACTGTAGCACCGACACCAGAGTTTAATGGTAAAAAGCTTACTTACACAGAGGTCAATGGTAGTTTGTTTGGTAGTAGCAATAAGGCTCAAATAAGTGATATTCATCAAGGAACAATCAATGACTGTACATTCTTAGCAGCTCTAGGCGCAACCTTTAGCCCTCAGTCTGATGATTCTGGTAATGCTTCCAGTTCTCTAATCAATAGCATGATTAAAGATAACGGAGACAATACTTATACTGTACGCTTTTACTCAGGTAGATATTATCAGCCTGGTGAAGCACAATATGTAACAGTAGACCGTCGTATTGCCACCAGCATAGCTGCTCAAAGAAATAATGGCGTTCTTTGGGTAGCGTTAGTAGAAAAAGCTTATGCTCAATGGCGCGAATGGACGGATAGTCGTCCTGGCTATAACATCATTGGTAATGGCGGCGCTCTTGCTCCTCCTCTTAGCTTCATTACAGGACGCAAGACTACTAACTATACTCCGAGTAAAATCAATTTTTCGATGCTGGAAACTGCTTTAAAAGCTGGCAAGGCTATAACTACGTCGAGGTCTGGCAACGATACCTCGTATATTTTGGGTACACATGCCTATTCAGTAAGAAATGCTTACATCGATAGTAACGGAAAACAACGTGTTGTAGTCCGCAACCCTTGGGGAGTAGACGGCGGCAAAACTAAAAGTGGTGCTAATGATGGGTTTATTAACCTATCCTATGATGACTTTATCAAGTCCTTCAATCTAGGGGTTTCCATTTCTTAG
- a CDS encoding zinc-dependent metalloprotease, whose amino-acid sequence MNKITFYIILLHGLFFGIATANAKLSTGNHINSTSESYKSVKDSHFSTPQRPDNLNQDANIKQTAKLIQKPEHVWVIDHKQEVKDKSFIWVVDDIKNVAQQPFLKVSKPTEKPEKKPNTETKPEKKDELESFDEVVKDTEKLQGVFNLYRNKEKNKIYLEIKPEQLNKNFLATATLESGIGEQGIYSGLPLQDFLFYFKRVDKKLSFVVRNVNFRTREGDPQARSLARSFSDSVLYSVDIKSIHPQRKTLLIDLGDILLADLSGLSLFTGLTANTDQSYFGNAKAFPQNLEIESVLNFSGGSGSSKSDQMLYFSTVPDSRGFTLRVHYSLSQLPENNYLPRLADERVGYFITAYQDLSKEERNDPFMRYINRWHLEKQDPNAPISPPKKPIVFWIDNAVPLQYREAIKEGVLMWNKAFLKAGFKDAIEVKQMPDNATWDAADIRYNTIRWINTVDGYFAMGPSRVNPLTGEILDADILVDASLVRLLKSRYSTLVEPNQTSNRSSLSELIRNRGLCSNSFTTKPNNPTQQESNDSKGFLQRLSKLAGNYDLCYGMEAANQFAFGALSMSLLQNTPPNDEEVQKYISQYLRLIIAHEVGHTLGLRHNFRGSNLLSPEEMNNPEVVRQKGLTSSVMDYLPPNIALHGTKQGDYFPSMVGVYDEWAIQYGYTQTNAKTPIAEKPILQEIAGKSDQPQLSYSPDEDMYDLDPTADAWDHSSNVLVYSQSQLDNSRLMWANLNKRFPMPGESYSDLSDRFGSVLNNYFQNIFYTTKYIGGQSFYRLRAGENSPTRLSSRQNRLPFEPVPVEQQRQALKTLQKYIFAEDALNFPPNLLNKLAPSRWYHWGSFPRVGRLDYPIHDLILLLQGSVLRELLSGDRLSRIKDIELKSTPEKALTLPELFDTLQNGIWTEVLKPKAGAVKITSLRRGLQREYLDILIAMVLRREYVPEDARSLAWYKLKQLDEKLKSVNTNDEYTKAHLLETSDRIEKALNAPLQAN is encoded by the coding sequence ATGAACAAGATTACTTTTTATATAATTTTATTACATGGATTGTTTTTTGGCATCGCCACAGCTAACGCCAAATTATCAACTGGGAATCATATCAATAGCACTTCTGAGTCTTATAAAAGTGTTAAAGACTCTCACTTTTCAACACCCCAACGCCCTGACAACCTAAATCAAGATGCTAATATCAAGCAAACAGCTAAACTAATACAAAAGCCTGAACATGTTTGGGTAATTGACCACAAGCAAGAGGTAAAAGACAAATCATTTATTTGGGTAGTTGATGACATTAAAAATGTGGCGCAACAACCATTTTTAAAAGTTAGCAAACCTACAGAAAAGCCAGAAAAAAAACCTAATACAGAAACTAAGCCAGAAAAGAAAGATGAATTGGAATCTTTTGATGAAGTAGTTAAAGATACAGAAAAATTACAAGGTGTATTCAATTTATATCGGAATAAAGAGAAAAATAAGATATATTTAGAGATTAAGCCCGAACAACTTAATAAAAATTTCTTAGCTACCGCCACACTAGAATCGGGGATAGGTGAACAGGGTATTTATAGTGGCTTACCTTTACAAGACTTTTTATTCTACTTTAAAAGAGTAGACAAGAAATTATCTTTTGTAGTGCGTAACGTGAATTTTCGCACAAGAGAAGGTGATCCACAAGCGCGATCGCTCGCCCGTTCGTTTAGTGATTCCGTTCTCTACTCAGTAGACATCAAAAGTATTCACCCGCAAAGAAAAACCTTACTTATAGATTTGGGTGATATACTCCTAGCTGACCTATCCGGGTTATCCTTGTTCACAGGCTTAACCGCCAATACAGACCAGTCTTACTTCGGGAATGCCAAAGCCTTCCCACAAAACTTAGAAATTGAGTCAGTATTGAACTTTTCTGGTGGTAGTGGCAGTAGCAAAAGTGATCAAATGTTATATTTCAGCACTGTACCAGACAGCAGGGGCTTTACCCTGCGAGTTCACTATAGCCTCTCCCAACTACCAGAAAATAATTACCTTCCTCGTTTAGCTGATGAACGTGTCGGTTACTTTATCACCGCTTACCAAGATTTATCAAAAGAAGAACGCAACGATCCCTTCATGCGCTACATTAATCGTTGGCATTTAGAAAAACAAGACCCAAATGCACCTATATCTCCTCCGAAAAAACCCATAGTCTTTTGGATTGATAACGCCGTACCGCTACAGTACCGCGAAGCCATCAAAGAAGGCGTACTCATGTGGAATAAAGCTTTTCTCAAAGCTGGATTTAAGGATGCGATTGAAGTTAAGCAGATGCCAGACAATGCCACATGGGATGCAGCCGATATTCGTTACAATACAATTCGCTGGATTAACACCGTCGATGGTTATTTTGCTATGGGGCCATCTCGCGTTAATCCTTTAACTGGGGAAATTTTGGATGCAGACATATTAGTGGACGCAAGCCTTGTCCGCTTACTCAAGAGTAGATATAGTACGCTTGTGGAACCAAATCAAACTAGTAACCGCAGTTCTTTGTCGGAATTAATCCGAAATCGCGGACTGTGTAGTAATAGTTTCACTACAAAACCAAATAACCCGACTCAGCAAGAATCGAACGATTCCAAGGGCTTTTTGCAACGTCTGTCCAAGCTAGCTGGTAATTATGATTTATGCTACGGCATGGAAGCCGCTAATCAATTTGCTTTTGGGGCTTTGTCCATGTCACTTTTGCAAAACACCCCACCTAATGACGAAGAAGTACAAAAATATATCAGTCAGTATTTACGTCTAATTATTGCTCATGAAGTAGGGCATACCTTGGGCTTGCGTCACAACTTCCGTGGTAGTAATCTGCTATCACCAGAAGAAATGAACAATCCAGAAGTCGTCCGTCAAAAAGGGTTGACAAGTTCAGTTATGGACTACCTTCCCCCAAATATTGCCCTCCACGGTACAAAGCAGGGAGATTACTTTCCTAGTATGGTAGGGGTTTATGATGAATGGGCAATTCAGTATGGTTATACGCAAACTAACGCCAAGACACCCATCGCGGAAAAGCCAATTCTGCAAGAAATCGCTGGTAAATCTGACCAGCCACAGTTGAGTTACTCCCCCGATGAAGATATGTATGACCTTGATCCTACCGCCGATGCTTGGGATCATAGTAGTAACGTTTTAGTTTATTCCCAGTCGCAGTTAGATAACTCGCGGTTAATGTGGGCAAATTTGAATAAACGTTTTCCCATGCCTGGAGAAAGTTATAGTGATTTAAGCGATCGCTTTGGTTCAGTCCTCAATAACTATTTCCAAAATATCTTCTACACTACTAAATACATCGGTGGACAATCTTTTTATCGTCTACGCGCCGGCGAAAACTCACCTACTAGGTTAAGCAGTCGCCAAAATCGTCTACCTTTTGAACCCGTACCTGTAGAACAACAACGGCAAGCCCTCAAGACATTACAAAAGTACATCTTTGCTGAGGATGCCTTGAATTTCCCTCCCAATTTGCTGAATAAATTAGCACCTTCACGGTGGTATCATTGGGGCAGTTTCCCCCGCGTTGGCCGCTTAGATTATCCCATTCATGACTTGATACTATTGTTGCAAGGGTCGGTTTTGCGGGAATTACTATCAGGCGATCGCCTCTCCCGCATCAAAGATATCGAACTTAAATCAACACCAGAAAAAGCACTAACTCTCCCAGAGCTTTTTGATACCTTGCAAAATGGAATTTGGACAGAAGTTCTCAAACCAAAAGCTGGTGCAGTGAAAATTACCAGCCTCCGGCGCGGCTTGCAACGGGAATATTTAGATATTCTGATTGCTATGGTATTACGGCGGGAATACGTTCCTGAAGATGCCCGTTCCTTGGCTTGGTATAAACTGAAACAATTAGATGAGAAGCTCAAGTCAGTGAATACCAATGATGAATATACCAAAGCCCACTTACTAGAAACTAGCGATCGGATTGAGAAAGCTTTGAACGCACCATTACAAGCAAATTAG